Proteins from a genomic interval of Helicoverpa armigera isolate CAAS_96S chromosome 9, ASM3070526v1, whole genome shotgun sequence:
- the LOC110370022 gene encoding pleckstrin homology-like domain family B member 2, with product MFKLTIIVAVVFACIADTTCHPSFESSSRIRQHLDSQETLSRIARSVDQLEPTSQQHLDSVETLSRIARSVEQLEAASQEHLDSQETLSRIARSVEQLEHTSQQHLDSVETLSRIARSVEQLEAASQEHLDSQETLSRIARSVEQLEHTSQQHLDSVETLSRIARSVEQLEAASQEHLDSQETLSRIARSVEQLEPTSQQHFDSVETLSRAARSVEQLEPTSQQHFDSVETLSRAARSVEQLEPTSQQHFDSVETLSRAARSVEQLEPTSQQHFDSVETLSRIARSVEQLEAASQEHLDSQETLSRIARSVEQLEHTSQQHLDSAETLSRAARSVEQLDSQETLSRIARSVEQLEPTSQQHFDSVETLSRAARSVEQLEPTSQQHFDSVETLSRAARSVEQLEPTSQQHFDSVETLSRAARSVEQLEPTSQQHFDSVETLSRAARSVEQLEPTSQQHFDSVETLSRAARSVEQLEPTSQQHFDSVETLSRAARSVEQLEPTSQQHFDSVETLSRAARSVEHL from the coding sequence ATGTTCAAGCTAACGATTATTGTGGCGGTTGTGTTCGCTTGCATAGCGGATACAACATGCCATCCTTCCTTCGAGTCTTCGAGTAGAATTCGCCAGCACTTAGATAGCCAAGAAACCCTGTCACGCATCGCCAGGAGTGTGGATCAACTCGAACCCACGAGCCAACAACACTTGGACAGCGTAGAGACTTTGTCCAGGATTGCCAGGAGTGTTGAACAATTAGAAGCTGCGAGCCAGGAGCACTTAGATAGCCAAGAAACTCTGTCACGCATCGCCAGGAGTGTGGAACAACTCGAACATACGAGCCAACAACACTTGGACAGCGTAGAGACTTTGTCCAGGATTGCCAGGAGTGTTGAACAATTAGAAGCTGCGAGCCAGGAGCACTTAGATAGCCAAGAAACTCTGTCACGCATCGCCAGGAGTGTGGAACAACTCGAACATACGAGCCAACAACACTTGGACAGCGTAGAGACTTTGTCCAGGATTGCCAGGAGTGTTGAACAATTAGAAGCTGCGAGCCAGGAACACTTAGATAGCCAAGAAACCCTGTCACGTATCGCCAGGAGTGTGGAACAACTCGAACCCACGAGCCAGCAACACTTCGACAGCGTAGAGACTCTGTCTAGGGCTGCCAGGAGTGTGGAACAGCTTGAACCTACTAGCCAGCAACACTTCGACAGCGTAGAGACTCTGTCTAGGGCTGCCAGGAGTGTGGAACAGCTTGAACCTACGAGCCAGCAACACTTCGACAGCGTAGAGACTCTGTCCAGGGCTGCCAGGAGTGTGGAACAGCTTGAACCCACGAGCCAACAACACTTCGACAGCGTAGAGACTTTGTCCAGGATTGCCAGGAGTGTTGAACAATTAGAAGCTGCGAGCCAGGAGCACTTAGATAGCCAAGAAACTCTGTCACGCATCGCCAGGAGTGTGGAACAACTCGAACATACGAGCCAACAACACTTGGACAGCGCAGAGACTCTGTCTAGGGCTGCCAGGAGTGTGGAACAATTAGATAGCCAAGAAACCCTGTCACGTATCGCCAGGAGTGTGGAACAGCTTGAGCCCACGAGCCAGCAACACTTCGACAGCGTAGAGACTCTGTCCAGGGCTGCCAGGAGTGTGGAACAGCTTGAGCCTACGAGCCAGCAACACTTCGACAGCGTAGAGACTCTGTCCAGGGCTGCCAGGAGTGTGGAACAGCTTGAGCCAACGAGCCAGCAACACTTCGACAGCGTAGAGACTCTGTCCAGGGCTGCCAGGAGTGTGGAACAGCTTGAGCCCACGAGCCAGCAACACTTCGACAGCGTAGAGACTCTGTCCAGGGCTGCCAGGAGTGTGGAACAGCTTGAGCCCACGAGCCAGCAACACTTCGACAGCGTAGAGACTCTGTCCAGGGCTGCCAGGAGTGTGGAACAGCTTGAGCCCACGAGCCAGCAACACTTCGACAGCGTAGAGACTCTGTCCAGGGCTGCCAGGAGTGTGGAACAGCTTGAACCTACGAGCCAGCAACACTTCGACAGCGTAGAGACTCTGTCTAGGGCTGCCAGAAGTGTTGAACACCTTTAA